The Pseudomonas fluorescens genome includes a window with the following:
- the arcD gene encoding arginine-ornithine antiporter: MATHLQGTEPVIPTVTPHPLAGSLRKVEPRRLSLSLLIALVVGSMIGSGIFSLPQNMAASAGAGAILIGWLITGVGMLSLALVYQTLSNRQPELDNGVFAYARALGGEFLGFNSAWGYWISAWIGNVSYLVILFAALSYFFPVFGEGNNKAAIVGASVVLWALHWMILRGMRTAAKANALTTIAKVVPLLLFIGLVIAAFSKDTFMVDFWGTPALGSTLDQVKSTMLVTVWVFIGIEGANVFSARAAERADVGRATVIGFILTLMLLIAVSLLSLGILRQPELAALKNPSMAGVLEAVAGPWGAVLISIGLIVSVGGALLAWTLLAAESVFTPAKEKVMPRLLATENQHGAPANALWITNGCIQLFLLLTLYSSASYLALISLATSMILLPYLFSGLYALKMTWQGQTYAGHRGLQLRDMAIAVVATGYCVWLLYAAGPRYMLLSALLYAPGSLIYLSAQRARTGRALTGFGWGLLLVIWAAAIFAGWMLWSGQLTL, encoded by the coding sequence ATGGCAACGCACCTGCAAGGTACAGAACCGGTCATCCCGACCGTCACACCTCACCCTTTGGCCGGCAGTTTGCGAAAGGTCGAGCCCAGACGCCTGTCGCTGAGTTTGTTGATCGCTCTGGTCGTCGGTTCGATGATCGGCAGCGGCATCTTCAGCCTGCCCCAGAACATGGCAGCCAGCGCCGGTGCCGGAGCGATCCTGATCGGCTGGCTCATCACCGGGGTGGGCATGCTCTCGCTGGCCCTGGTCTACCAGACTCTCTCCAACCGCCAACCGGAACTGGACAACGGTGTGTTTGCCTACGCCCGTGCCCTGGGTGGCGAATTCCTCGGTTTCAATTCGGCGTGGGGCTATTGGATCAGCGCCTGGATCGGCAATGTCAGCTACCTGGTGATTCTGTTCGCTGCGCTCAGCTACTTTTTCCCCGTGTTTGGCGAAGGTAATAACAAAGCCGCGATCGTTGGCGCTTCTGTGGTGCTGTGGGCATTGCATTGGATGATCCTGCGCGGGATGCGCACCGCCGCCAAGGCCAACGCCCTGACGACGATCGCCAAGGTGGTGCCGTTGCTGTTGTTCATCGGGCTGGTCATTGCCGCGTTCTCCAAGGACACCTTCATGGTGGATTTCTGGGGCACGCCGGCACTGGGCAGTACGCTGGACCAGGTCAAGAGCACCATGTTGGTGACGGTCTGGGTGTTCATCGGTATTGAAGGCGCCAACGTATTCTCCGCCCGGGCCGCCGAACGGGCCGACGTCGGCCGCGCCACGGTGATTGGCTTCATCCTGACATTGATGCTGCTGATCGCCGTTTCCCTATTGTCCCTGGGCATCCTCAGACAGCCCGAACTGGCCGCGCTGAAGAACCCTTCCATGGCCGGTGTACTGGAAGCGGTGGCCGGGCCTTGGGGCGCGGTGCTGATCAGTATTGGCCTGATTGTGTCAGTGGGCGGCGCGCTGCTGGCCTGGACGCTGTTGGCAGCCGAATCGGTGTTCACCCCGGCCAAGGAAAAGGTCATGCCGCGCCTGCTGGCCACGGAAAACCAACACGGCGCACCGGCCAACGCGTTGTGGATCACCAACGGCTGCATCCAATTGTTCCTGTTGCTGACCCTGTATTCGAGTGCCAGCTACCTGGCGCTGATTTCTCTTGCCACCTCGATGATCCTGCTGCCCTACCTGTTCAGTGGCCTGTATGCACTGAAAATGACCTGGCAAGGCCAGACCTACGCCGGCCATCGCGGCCTGCAACTGCGCGACATGGCCATCGCTGTGGTCGCGACGGGCTATTGCGTCTGGCTGCTCTACGCCGCCGGCCCCCGGTACATGCTGCTCAGTGCCCTGCTCTATGCCCCCGGCTCGCTGATCTACCTGAGCGCTCAACGGGCCAGGACGGGCCGGGCCCTCACTGGTTTTGGCTGGGGCCTGCTGCTGGTGATCTGGGCGGCGGCGATCTTCGCCGGCTGGATGCTCTGGTCCGGCCAACTGACTTTGTAA
- the fnr gene encoding fumarate/nitrate reduction transcriptional regulator Fnr: protein MAESEPRLLHVHALKTACSNCSVLELCLPIGLTGGEVERLDTLIAQRVKVKKGAALYRTGDPLRSLYAVRLGFFKTSVLSVDGREQVTGFQMQGEMLGLDAISTDRYACNAIALEDSEVCPLPFNLLEKLAHDLPSLQHNLNKLLSQEIVRDHGMLLMLGNMNADERLAAFLLNLSQRLNMRGYSSREFVLRMSREAIGSYLGLRLETICRGIAHLRQEELVDMHGRNVTILDLPGLKQKVAGCHRHAEL, encoded by the coding sequence ATGGCCGAGTCCGAACCGCGACTTCTGCACGTGCATGCTCTCAAGACCGCTTGCTCGAACTGCAGCGTGCTTGAGCTGTGCCTGCCCATTGGCCTGACGGGCGGTGAAGTCGAGCGCCTCGACACCCTGATCGCCCAGCGAGTGAAGGTCAAGAAAGGCGCAGCGCTGTATCGCACCGGCGACCCGCTGCGCTCGTTGTATGCGGTGCGATTGGGTTTCTTCAAGACCAGCGTCCTTTCGGTAGACGGTCGCGAACAGGTCACCGGTTTCCAGATGCAAGGCGAAATGCTTGGCCTGGACGCCATCAGCACCGATCGCTACGCCTGTAATGCCATTGCCCTGGAAGACAGCGAAGTCTGCCCGCTACCCTTCAACCTCCTGGAAAAACTGGCCCACGACTTACCGTCGTTGCAGCACAACCTGAACAAACTCCTCAGCCAGGAAATCGTGCGCGACCACGGCATGCTGTTGATGCTCGGCAACATGAACGCCGACGAACGCCTGGCGGCGTTTCTATTGAACCTGTCCCAGCGGCTTAACATGCGAGGTTATTCCTCCAGGGAATTCGTGCTGCGCATGAGCCGCGAAGCCATCGGCTCCTACCTGGGCCTGCGCCTGGAAACCATCTGCCGGGGCATCGCCCACCTGCGCCAGGAGGAACTGGTGGACATGCATGGGCGCAATGTCACGATTCTGGACTTGCCCGGCCTCAAGCAAAAAGTCGCCGGTTGTCATCGTCATGCGGAACTGTGA
- a CDS encoding Lpp/OprI family alanine-zipper lipoprotein, with the protein MALNRYLPVVLMSIFLATTAGCCNKLAQEVDARLESAENNAATARLRADEAYRKAEQAQIMSEQAQRTAEEASIRATRMTDDKALRK; encoded by the coding sequence ATGGCCTTGAATCGATACTTACCTGTCGTATTAATGAGCATTTTTCTGGCAACCACTGCCGGGTGCTGTAACAAGCTCGCCCAAGAAGTGGATGCCCGACTGGAGTCGGCGGAAAATAACGCTGCAACGGCAAGGCTCCGGGCGGATGAGGCCTACAGGAAGGCTGAGCAGGCCCAGATAATGTCCGAGCAGGCCCAACGTACCGCCGAGGAGGCAAGCATCCGGGCCACTCGGATGACCGACGATAAGGCCTTGCGTAAGTAA
- a CDS encoding OprD family porin, with amino-acid sequence MLPAPHHSTAALKPLWLLALLTSGTAPAMAAELAQSTPGFLDGATLQVLSRNFYLNNDYRAPTPAGKSYKQEWAQGFIASFESGFTPGTIGVGIDAHGFLGLKLDGGKGHSGTGLLPLDENGRSEDHYSSAGGALKFNASRTTLAVGEMTVQSPVFDTADKRLQPEYASGLLLSSREFEGVDLQAGHFSAFKNQDASTSKGDFSGYGATTRHGVIDFIGADLLSGQALGGALYASELSDTWRQYYANLHATVGELFLDGNLYHTRDDGKAIAGAIDTTAYSLSGKYRFNAQAFTLAYQKINGDTPFDFVGGDSIYLANSIKYADFNGPGERSWQARYDLDLGTLGIPGLSFMARYVTGRGIDGSHAPQGGAYNPFDSDTGTYSPQQGAGARHWERDLDLHYIVQSGPAKDLSLQLSHVTHRANSSQGGDDIDRLYIVIQYPLKLGPF; translated from the coding sequence ATGTTGCCTGCACCACACCACTCAACCGCCGCCCTGAAGCCGCTCTGGCTGCTTGCCCTGCTCACAAGCGGCACCGCACCGGCGATGGCAGCGGAACTCGCGCAAAGCACGCCTGGCTTTCTCGACGGGGCGACGCTGCAAGTCCTCAGCCGTAACTTCTACCTCAACAATGACTATCGCGCCCCGACCCCGGCAGGCAAAAGCTACAAACAGGAATGGGCCCAGGGCTTCATCGCCTCGTTCGAGTCCGGTTTCACCCCCGGCACGATCGGCGTAGGCATCGATGCCCACGGGTTCCTGGGGTTGAAACTGGACGGCGGCAAGGGGCACTCCGGAACGGGATTATTGCCGCTGGATGAGAACGGGCGAAGCGAGGACCACTACTCCAGTGCCGGCGGTGCGCTGAAATTCAACGCCTCACGCACCACCCTGGCGGTCGGCGAAATGACTGTGCAGAGCCCGGTATTCGATACCGCAGACAAGCGCCTGCAACCCGAATACGCCAGCGGCCTGCTACTCTCCAGCCGCGAGTTCGAAGGGGTCGACCTGCAAGCGGGTCACTTCAGTGCGTTCAAGAATCAGGACGCCTCGACCAGCAAGGGTGATTTTTCCGGGTATGGGGCGACGACGCGCCACGGCGTCATCGACTTCATCGGCGCCGACCTGCTCAGCGGCCAAGCCCTGGGCGGCGCGCTCTACGCCTCCGAACTGAGCGATACCTGGCGCCAGTACTATGCCAACCTGCATGCCACCGTTGGCGAACTGTTCCTCGACGGCAACCTGTATCACACCCGCGACGATGGCAAGGCCATTGCCGGGGCCATCGACACCACAGCCTATAGCCTGAGCGGCAAGTACCGGTTCAATGCCCAGGCGTTCACCCTGGCCTATCAGAAAATCAACGGCGACACGCCCTTCGATTTCGTCGGCGGCGACTCCATCTACCTGGCCAACTCGATCAAATATGCCGACTTCAACGGCCCCGGCGAGCGCTCGTGGCAAGCGCGCTACGACCTCGACCTGGGCACCTTGGGCATCCCCGGCCTGAGCTTCATGGCCCGCTATGTGACTGGACGCGGGATAGACGGCAGCCATGCTCCCCAAGGCGGCGCCTACAACCCGTTCGATAGCGACACAGGCACTTACAGTCCGCAACAAGGCGCTGGCGCACGCCATTGGGAGCGCGACCTGGACCTGCACTACATCGTGCAGTCAGGCCCGGCCAAGGACCTGTCGTTGCAACTGTCCCACGTCACCCATCGCGCCAACAGCAGCCAGGGCGGCGATGACATCGACCGGCTGTATATCGTCATCCAGTACCCGCTCAAGCTGGGGCCGTTCTGA
- a CDS encoding PepSY domain-containing protein: MLRQLHALPGLIAALLVMVLAISGAILSVNPALERLDNTSTAVGQVNVAQLAGRVAGHFPAVEQIQRTASGTVIVYYNRDGQVGAEEVDPLTGQGLAPYEPGTVSRWMKELHRSLFLGTPGHGVAGVGALAMLMLSVSGALLLVRRVGGWRNLLRPLRGNFSQRWHAELGRLALWGLLLSTLTGLYLCAVTFDFITDGSQLEPAFPEHVSSAPALPVANLRALASIDLNDLRELVYPSPNNPQDVFSLRTTQGDGYVDPASGTLLSYQAHDGMHTVYEWIYRLHTGEGLWWLGLLLGLSALCVPLMSITGILMWWRRRKAAPNIRHDSPAQSADTVILVGSETNSTWGFANTLHEALHQAGHRVHSAAMNQYTNACINAQRVFILTATHGDGNAPASASQFLAQLASTGLKPGQAFAVLGFGDRQFPRFCQFAHQVQDALSQAGGTPLIGLETINRQSSQEFARWGHAVGEVLGHDLTLIHTAQPPRTHQLILVERIAYGEQVGAPTHVLRFKASGTLPAFEAGDLVGILPPGNPLPRFYSLASSSQDGVLEICVRKHKGGLCSSFLHSVEIGATIDAFIQPNPQFRPASGAHPVILIGAGTGIGPLAGFIRNNKAHHPMHLYWGGRNPASDFLYEAELNHYLADRRLTALHAAFSQVMDRSYVQDRLISDALMLRRLIEKGAQVLVCGGREMAKGVMLALDEVLAPLNLNVRTLKAQGRYREDVY; the protein is encoded by the coding sequence ATGCTTCGCCAGCTCCACGCCCTACCCGGTTTGATTGCCGCCCTTTTGGTCATGGTATTGGCCATCAGCGGCGCGATATTGTCTGTCAATCCGGCCCTTGAACGCCTGGACAACACGTCCACTGCGGTCGGGCAGGTCAATGTCGCTCAGTTGGCGGGACGCGTCGCCGGACACTTTCCAGCGGTGGAGCAGATCCAGCGTACGGCGTCCGGGACGGTCATCGTCTACTACAACCGTGACGGCCAGGTCGGCGCCGAAGAGGTCGACCCGTTGACCGGTCAAGGCTTGGCACCTTACGAGCCCGGCACCGTCTCTCGCTGGATGAAAGAGCTGCACCGCTCGCTGTTCCTCGGGACGCCGGGCCATGGGGTTGCGGGGGTCGGCGCGCTGGCCATGCTCATGCTGTCGGTGTCCGGGGCGCTGTTGCTGGTTCGGCGGGTCGGCGGCTGGCGCAACCTGCTGCGTCCCCTGCGGGGCAACTTCAGCCAGCGCTGGCATGCTGAACTCGGGCGCCTGGCGCTATGGGGGCTGTTGTTGTCGACCCTGACCGGGCTCTATCTGTGCGCCGTGACGTTCGACTTCATCACCGATGGCAGCCAGCTCGAGCCCGCATTCCCCGAGCACGTCAGCAGCGCCCCAGCCCTGCCGGTGGCGAACCTGCGCGCCTTGGCTTCAATCGATCTGAATGACCTGCGCGAACTCGTCTACCCCAGTCCCAATAACCCGCAAGACGTGTTTTCCCTGCGCACAACCCAGGGCGACGGCTATGTAGACCCGGCCAGCGGCACCCTGCTGTCCTATCAAGCCCATGACGGGATGCACACCGTCTACGAATGGATCTATCGATTGCACACCGGCGAAGGACTGTGGTGGCTCGGCCTGTTACTCGGCCTTAGTGCACTCTGCGTGCCGCTGATGAGCATCACCGGCATCCTGATGTGGTGGCGTCGCCGCAAAGCCGCGCCGAACATCCGTCATGACAGCCCCGCGCAATCCGCCGACACCGTGATCCTGGTAGGCAGCGAAACCAACAGCACCTGGGGCTTTGCCAACACGTTGCATGAAGCCTTGCATCAAGCCGGCCACCGCGTTCATAGCGCGGCAATGAATCAATACACCAACGCCTGCATCAACGCGCAACGGGTGTTTATCCTCACCGCAACCCACGGTGACGGCAATGCCCCGGCCTCGGCTTCGCAGTTTCTGGCCCAACTGGCCAGCACCGGCCTGAAACCCGGCCAGGCGTTTGCCGTGCTGGGTTTTGGTGACCGCCAGTTTCCACGGTTCTGTCAGTTTGCCCACCAGGTGCAGGATGCCTTGTCGCAGGCCGGTGGCACGCCGTTGATCGGACTGGAAACCATCAACCGCCAGTCCTCCCAGGAATTCGCGCGCTGGGGCCACGCCGTGGGTGAAGTGCTGGGGCATGACTTGACACTGATCCACACCGCTCAGCCGCCACGCACCCATCAACTGATCCTGGTCGAGCGCATTGCCTATGGTGAACAGGTCGGCGCGCCCACCCACGTGCTACGTTTCAAAGCCTCAGGGACATTACCGGCCTTTGAAGCCGGAGATCTGGTCGGCATCCTGCCCCCTGGCAACCCCCTCCCTCGGTTCTACTCGCTGGCCAGCAGCTCACAGGACGGCGTGCTGGAGATCTGCGTACGCAAACACAAAGGAGGTCTGTGTTCATCATTCCTTCACAGCGTGGAGATCGGGGCGACCATCGACGCCTTTATCCAACCGAACCCACAATTTCGCCCAGCGTCGGGAGCGCATCCAGTGATCCTGATCGGCGCCGGTACCGGCATCGGCCCACTGGCCGGTTTTATCCGGAATAACAAGGCCCACCACCCCATGCACTTGTATTGGGGCGGACGTAACCCAGCCTCGGACTTCCTCTACGAGGCCGAGCTCAACCATTACCTGGCTGACCGTCGCCTGACGGCATTACACGCGGCCTTTTCCCAGGTCATGGACCGTTCCTACGTGCAAGACCGACTGATCAGCGACGCCCTGATGTTGCGTCGGCTGATCGAAAAAGGCGCCCAGGTACTGGTTTGCGGCGGTCGCGAGATGGCCAAGGGGGTGATGCTGGCGCTGGATGAAGTGCTGGCTCCCCTCAACCTGAATGTGCGGACCCTTAAGGCACAAGGACGTTATCGTGAAGACGTCTACTGA
- the ftsH gene encoding ATP-dependent zinc metalloprotease FtsH: MKKNHQWNLSYFFIALAVFSLVQFLFFERPAVQVIPYSQFLQLLNNRQVSDLRVEKDQIRGQLQEPIDGHTQFATVRVEPALAADLAHSGVGFTGINENTFLSGLLGWLLPFVLIMVIWHFLFRGLAEKQGMGGLMNIGKSRAKVFVERDTGVTFADVAGIDEAKVELVEIVSFLKDKAKYARLGAHIPKGTLLVGPPGTGKTLVAKAIAGEAGVPFFSISGSEFVEMFVGVGAARVHDLFEQARQAAPCIIFIDELDALGKMRGVGVLGGNDEKEQTLNQLLAELDGFDPREGVVLLAATNRPEVLDPALLRAGRIDRQILIDRPDRKGRQAILKVHLQKIVTGQDLDSERIADITTGFTGADLANLVNEAAIIATRRGAETVSLDDFTAAVERIVAGIERKSSLLHPDERQVVAYHEMGHALAASNLPDMDPVHKVSIVPRAIGSLGYTLQRPTEDHFLVSCQMLKDRMVVLMAGRAAECLAYGQVSTGAADDLAHATDIARQLITRFGMSTELGLAVLERKSASYLGERTEMGDKDYSEQTAREVDLGIRALLAEAYQRARTLLESHREDLDAGAHLLVEKETLTPEEFAPLLPLKRAALALRLV; encoded by the coding sequence ATGAAAAAAAACCACCAATGGAACCTGTCCTACTTCTTCATTGCGCTGGCCGTGTTCAGCCTGGTGCAGTTCCTGTTTTTCGAACGCCCCGCGGTGCAGGTCATCCCCTATAGCCAGTTTCTGCAATTGCTGAACAATCGGCAGGTCAGCGATCTACGGGTAGAGAAGGACCAGATCCGCGGCCAGTTGCAGGAACCCATCGACGGCCACACCCAGTTCGCGACCGTGAGGGTGGAACCGGCACTGGCGGCGGATCTCGCCCACTCGGGGGTCGGGTTCACCGGCATCAACGAAAACACCTTCCTCAGTGGCCTGCTGGGCTGGTTGCTGCCCTTCGTGCTGATCATGGTGATCTGGCATTTCCTGTTTCGTGGGCTGGCGGAAAAACAGGGCATGGGTGGTTTGATGAACATCGGCAAGTCCCGCGCCAAGGTGTTCGTCGAACGCGATACCGGCGTGACCTTTGCCGACGTTGCCGGCATCGACGAAGCCAAGGTCGAGCTGGTGGAGATTGTTTCTTTCCTCAAGGACAAGGCGAAATACGCACGCTTGGGGGCGCACATTCCCAAAGGTACATTGCTGGTCGGTCCGCCAGGCACCGGCAAGACCCTGGTTGCCAAAGCCATCGCTGGAGAGGCCGGCGTGCCCTTCTTCTCGATATCAGGGTCGGAATTCGTCGAGATGTTCGTGGGTGTCGGCGCCGCTCGCGTGCATGACTTGTTCGAACAGGCCCGACAGGCCGCGCCCTGCATCATTTTTATCGACGAGCTCGATGCGCTGGGCAAAATGCGCGGCGTCGGCGTCCTGGGCGGCAATGACGAAAAAGAGCAGACCCTCAACCAGCTGTTGGCAGAACTGGATGGGTTCGACCCGCGTGAAGGGGTCGTGCTGCTGGCGGCGACCAACCGCCCCGAGGTATTGGACCCGGCGCTGTTGCGAGCCGGCCGGATCGATCGACAGATCCTGATCGATCGCCCCGACCGTAAAGGCCGGCAGGCGATCCTCAAGGTTCACCTGCAGAAGATCGTCACTGGCCAGGACCTCGATAGCGAGCGTATCGCCGACATCACCACGGGTTTTACTGGCGCAGACCTGGCCAACCTGGTCAACGAGGCCGCCATCATCGCCACTCGACGCGGTGCCGAAACGGTCAGCCTCGACGATTTCACCGCGGCCGTGGAGCGCATCGTTGCCGGGATCGAACGCAAGAGCAGCCTGTTACATCCCGATGAACGCCAAGTGGTGGCCTACCACGAAATGGGGCATGCGTTGGCGGCCAGCAACCTGCCGGACATGGACCCGGTCCATAAGGTATCGATCGTGCCGCGCGCCATTGGCTCGCTGGGCTATACCCTGCAACGACCGACGGAAGATCATTTTCTCGTCAGTTGCCAGATGCTCAAGGACCGCATGGTCGTGCTGATGGCGGGACGTGCCGCCGAATGCCTTGCCTACGGCCAAGTCTCGACCGGAGCCGCTGATGACCTGGCCCACGCCACGGATATCGCCCGACAGTTGATCACCCGCTTTGGCATGAGCACAGAGCTTGGCCTGGCGGTGCTGGAACGCAAAAGTGCCAGTTACCTGGGCGAGCGCACGGAAATGGGTGACAAGGACTACTCGGAACAAACCGCCAGGGAAGTCGACCTGGGTATCCGCGCCTTGCTCGCTGAAGCCTATCAACGCGCCAGGACACTGCTGGAAAGCCACCGGGAAGACCTCGACGCCGGGGCCCATCTGCTGGTGGAAAAGGAAACCCTGACACCTGAAGAGTTTGCCCCGCTCCTGCCACTCAAACGCGCTGCGCTGGCTTTGCGACTGGTTTGA
- a CDS encoding FAD:protein FMN transferase — protein MKTSTDLQRYSLNGETMGSRYTALFYAETELDTRPISHSLAHAVGRVDQQMSTWKPDSDLNRLNNAPLQEWIAVPEELTTVLAAALRVSRQSDGAFDIAVGDLVDAWGFGPEELSITEPAFDGLPAPTRRSTSAALVVDSQRNQVRKQAPLNLNLNGIAKGFGVDELARCLDRFGITRYLVGIDGEMRARGSKPDGQPWVVAVEKPRRGVREVMGVMELSDAAIATSGDYRHWVDVRGQSFAHTMNPATGTPLCNALAAVTVVSTSCMLADAWATALMVLGEIQGPRLAQERGMDALFVVRDGLQLKEIAIVGGQLQAQVQTR, from the coding sequence GTGAAGACGTCTACTGATTTGCAACGCTACAGCCTGAACGGCGAAACCATGGGCTCGCGCTATACCGCCCTGTTCTATGCCGAAACCGAACTCGACACCCGCCCGATCAGTCACAGCCTGGCGCACGCCGTGGGCCGGGTGGACCAGCAAATGTCTACCTGGAAACCCGATTCGGACCTCAATCGTCTCAACAACGCACCTTTGCAAGAATGGATAGCGGTGCCCGAGGAACTGACCACGGTATTGGCGGCGGCGCTGCGCGTCAGCCGGCAATCGGACGGCGCCTTCGACATCGCCGTTGGTGATCTGGTGGACGCCTGGGGCTTCGGTCCCGAGGAGCTGTCTATCACCGAACCGGCGTTCGATGGGTTGCCTGCGCCAACTCGACGCTCGACTAGTGCAGCGTTGGTCGTTGATTCACAACGCAACCAGGTGCGCAAACAGGCACCGCTTAACCTCAATTTGAACGGCATTGCCAAAGGTTTTGGGGTCGATGAGCTGGCCCGCTGCCTGGACAGGTTTGGCATCACACGCTACCTGGTAGGCATCGACGGCGAGATGCGCGCCCGCGGCAGCAAACCTGATGGGCAACCCTGGGTCGTGGCCGTGGAAAAACCCCGTCGGGGCGTGCGTGAGGTCATGGGTGTGATGGAGCTCAGCGACGCCGCCATCGCCACCTCCGGGGATTATCGACACTGGGTCGACGTCCGTGGGCAATCTTTCGCCCACACAATGAACCCGGCCACCGGCACCCCGCTGTGCAACGCACTCGCGGCCGTCACGGTGGTGTCGACCTCATGCATGCTCGCTGACGCTTGGGCCACAGCGTTGATGGTACTGGGCGAAATCCAAGGCCCCCGTTTGGCACAGGAGCGAGGGATGGACGCATTGTTCGTCGTGCGCGACGGTTTGCAGCTCAAGGAAATAGCCATTGTCGGTGGACAGTTGCAAGCTCAGGTCCAAACGCGCTGA